From the Bacteroidia bacterium genome, the window ACATCTAAGGAACTTGACCTACGCAATCAACGTAACGTTGCTGATTTTTTTAATCATGAAAGGCCGGAGTTTGTATTTCTTGCTGCAGCAAAAGTTGGAGGTATAGTAGCCAATAACACATATAGAGCGGATTTTATTTACGAAAATCTGATTATTGAATGTAATGTTATAAAAAGCGCATTTGATTCAGGAGTAAAAAAGCTGTTATTCCTAGGCTCATCTTGTATTTATCCTAAAATGGCACCACAGCCATTAAAAGAAGAATACTTACTCACAGGCCCTTTGGAGCCTACAAATGAACCTTATGCATTGGCCAAAATAGCAGGCCTTAAAATGTGTGAAGCATTTCGCGATCAATATGGAGTAGATTATATATCGGCAATGCCTACAAATCTTTATGGCCCCAATGATAATTATGACTTAAAAAACTCACATGTTTTGCCAGCATTGGTTCGTAAATTTTATGATGCTCTGGAAAATAATCTGCCTTCTGTAGAAATTTGGGGAACCGGATCTCCAAGACGCGAATTTTTGCATGTTGATGACTTAGCAGATGCATGTTTTTTTCTGATGCAGAATTATAGTGATCGTTCTACTGTAAATATCGGTACAGGAGAAGATATCAGTATTAAAGAATTGGCATTGCTTATTAAAGAAACTTTCGGGTTTAATGGCCAACTGAATTTTGATACAACTAAACCTGATGGTACACCACGAAAACTATTGTCTGTAGCCAAATTGCATCAATTAGGATGGAAACACAGCATTACATTGGAAAATGGTGTGGCTAATGTATGCAATGAAGTTAAAAGCATGAAGTCTTTCTTAGAGCGATAAAAATGCTCTTTGCAAAAGAAGGTATTGAATAGAAAACTATCAATACGCTTTCAAAATTTTATAAATAAATTTTAGAACATTAATAATTAGCTGTATATTCGTAAAATATAAAAATGTTTTTTGATGAAAAAAATCTACTTAAAAGTTGTTTTGTTTCTGTCTGTTTCCTTATGCTCGTTGAGTATTCTAAATGCGCAGACACAAACTGTTGTTGTTGGTACATCAAGTCTTGTATCTGCCTTTAGTCCGATAGTCAAATCTTATGAGTGTGTAGGCTATGAAGCTATTTATCTTTCATCTGAAATAGGTTATTCCGGTGCAATTTCTTCTTTTGGGTTTAACCGTGTTGATGGGACAGATACACTGCCCTTTGATAGTGTGAGTATATTCATGAAACAAACCGCACTTGTTTCCATGACTTCAGGTACTATTGATACTGCAGGATATACGAGAGTTTATGATGGTGTTTTTCCGAACAATGGCGGTGCTGGATGGCGCGAAGTGACACTTAATACCCCTTTTGTCTATAGCAATACTTCCAACTTTAGTGTGCTGGTTTTTAAGCATACACAAACTGCAATTGCAGGCACACCGGTTTCGCCTCGTTGGTATTATACATCTGTTACTCCAAATAGAGCAAGAAGATATTATGGAACAAGTCCAATGGCATGGGGCCCAAACCTGAGTGCAACAAATGTTTTAAGCGATATAAGAATGACCATTGGCACAGTTGGTATTGTTGATATTTCAGCAGGTTTGTGTTCTGTTTATCCAAACCCATCAGATGGGCAGGTAAATATTGTTGTTCATAATGAAAGGGTAGCAGCAATGGTAGTATCTGATATGTATGGAAAAATTGTTACTGATGTTTCAGAGGTTAAAGAATTAACTTTGGATTTAAGAAACTTCAGCAATGGAATTTATACCATTCAGTTTTTTGATAATACCAGACAATTGATGACTACGAGGAAGATAGTACTTAAAAAATAGTTTAAGTAATCAATAAAATAATGTGTGTCAAAAAATTATTTTACCAAAATTTTTTGAATATTAATTGAGTTCTTGGTTTCTGATTTTAAGAAATATATTCCCGGCATAAATTTACTGACATCAAAAAATGCGAAGTTTTGACCATTTGATTTTGCAGTATTTTGTGATTCATAAACCAACTTTCCATTAACATCGCAGATTTTAATAGAAAGTATTGTTCCGATGCGACCAGAATAGGGGAGGCATGTAATTGCCGATGCAGGATTTGGAAAAATATTACTAATTGTGATTGGATTGTCTATAGCATCAATATTTGTTGTTTGTAATACATCAAAATAAA encodes:
- a CDS encoding GDP-L-fucose synthase, which produces MQKNSKIFVAGHRGMVGSAIVRKLQSEGFNNILTRTSKELDLRNQRNVADFFNHERPEFVFLAAAKVGGIVANNTYRADFIYENLIIECNVIKSAFDSGVKKLLFLGSSCIYPKMAPQPLKEEYLLTGPLEPTNEPYALAKIAGLKMCEAFRDQYGVDYISAMPTNLYGPNDNYDLKNSHVLPALVRKFYDALENNLPSVEIWGTGSPRREFLHVDDLADACFFLMQNYSDRSTVNIGTGEDISIKELALLIKETFGFNGQLNFDTTKPDGTPRKLLSVAKLHQLGWKHSITLENGVANVCNEVKSMKSFLER
- a CDS encoding T9SS type A sorting domain-containing protein, which produces MKKIYLKVVLFLSVSLCSLSILNAQTQTVVVGTSSLVSAFSPIVKSYECVGYEAIYLSSEIGYSGAISSFGFNRVDGTDTLPFDSVSIFMKQTALVSMTSGTIDTAGYTRVYDGVFPNNGGAGWREVTLNTPFVYSNTSNFSVLVFKHTQTAIAGTPVSPRWYYTSVTPNRARRYYGTSPMAWGPNLSATNVLSDIRMTIGTVGIVDISAGLCSVYPNPSDGQVNIVVHNERVAAMVVSDMYGKIVTDVSEVKELTLDLRNFSNGIYTIQFFDNTRQLMTTRKIVLKK